A genome region from Camelina sativa cultivar DH55 chromosome 10, Cs, whole genome shotgun sequence includes the following:
- the LOC104720097 gene encoding uncharacterized protein LOC104720097: MGNTYKDIETSKSLNDQTLISPYFLHASDHTGQVQTPILLNGSNYERWAKLMTNSLHTKRKLGFINGTLLRSTTDPDEAERWDMVNSMIIGWIYSSIEPYLRSSISVVSDASVMWAALKGRFSTSDDTRVRQLRAELAACRQDGRTVEEYFGKLKVYWDDPSDFEAAFTCCCGNDRCSSMIKHRKIQDKTFNHQFLTSLDNNRFGTARSNLLSRLCDLTLESVYSQIKQEETHLNTTRRTKDKSSVIGFSATSATITKPNTSMTCTHCGRTGHEKQQCFKVVGYPECSVIFTKRFCAIHDQASRILIVVGEKSNGVYHLTGVVVPQAHRVGCSDVRALWHMRLGHPSSKVLSFLSDLGGFSYNVSDLEELCDTCLRAKQTRVSFQDSSNKADDLFSMIHYDVKGPYREKSTTGASYFLTIVDDFSRAVWTHLLLEKSQVADVLKNFLAFVHRQFNKQVKIVRSDNVTEFLCLRKFFDSQGIIHQTSCVATPQQNGRVERKHRHILNVVRSLLLEAKLPARFWGESILAATHLINCTPSVLLLGKSPFEVLFQKPPAYDDLRTFGCLYYAHKVRRSNDKFKERGVRCMFLGYPFGKKGWIVFDFENDKTFVSRDAIFHENVFPFHSFDSSMADSLTVVSPSSVHPSFFDDIDSPSLTGGASLLLPLRHLLVTLQIRLHQHQRLIRLRPHDQILK, encoded by the exons ATGGGTAATACCTATAAAGACATCGAAACAAGCAAGTCTTTGAATGATCAAACCTTGATCTCTCCTTATTTTCTTCATGCCTCTGATCATACTGGTCAAGTCCAAACTCCAATTCTTCTAAACGGCTCTAACTACGAACGATGGGCAAAACTAATGACCAACTCTCTTCACACCAAAAGAAAACTAGGGTTCATTAACGGAACTCTCCTCCGATCCACGACAGACCCAGACGAAGCAGAACGATGGGATATGGTCAACTCAATGATCATTGGTTGGATCTATAGCAGCATCGAGCCCTATCTTCGATCATCTATTTCTGTTGTTTCTGATGCATCGGTCATGTGGGCTGCTTTGAAAGGGCGGTTCTCTACAAGTGATGACACACGAGTTCGTCAACTCCGTGCGGAGTTAGCCGCCTGCAGACAAGACGGCCGAACCGTTGAAGAATACTTTGGCAAACTCAAAGTGTATTGGGATGATCCGTCCGATTTTGAAGCAGCTTTCACTTGTTGTTGTGGTAATGATCGCTGCTCCTCTATGATCAAACACCGTAAGATTCAAGACAAGACGTTCAATCATCAGTTTCTTACGAGCCTCGACAACAACAGATTTGGAACAGCTAGATCCAACCTTCTTAGCCGCCTTTGTGATCTCACTCTTGAGAGCGTGTATTCTCAGATAAAGCAAGAAGAGACCCATCTCAACACTACTCGACGAACCAAAGATAAAAGCAGCGTTATTGGCTTCTCGGCAACATCGGCTACAATCACCAAACCAAATACCTCTATGACATGTACTCATTGTGGTCGCACAGGACACGAGAAACAACAATGCTTCAAGGTTGTTGGTTATCCAGAATG TTCTGTGATATTTACGAAACGCTTTTGTGCGATACATGACCAAGCTTCGAGGATTTTGATTGTTGTGGGTGAGAAGAGCAATGGGGTTTATCACTTGACTGGTGTGGTTGTTCCTCAGGCTCATCGTGTTGGTTGCAGTGATGTTCGCGCCTTGTGGCACATGCGGCTAGGTCATCCGTCGTCAAAAGTGTTatcttttctttctgatttagGAGGTTTTTCATATAATGTTAGTGATTTGGAGGAGCTTTGTGATACTTGCCTTCGTGCAAAACAAACTCGTGTTTCTTTTCAAGATAGTTCAAATAAAGCGgatgatttattttcaatgATTCACTATGATGTTAAGGGTCCCTACCGTGAAAAATCAACAACTGGAGCATCTTATTTCTTgactattgttgatgatttctcaAGAGCAGTTTGGACACATTTACTTCTCGAAAAATCACAGGTAGCGGATGTTCTCAAGAACTTTCTCGCTTTTGTTCATCGTCAATTCAACAAACAAGTCAAGATCGTTCGTTCTGATAATGTAACAGAATTTCTTTGCCTTCGCAAATTCTTTGATTCTCAAGGAATAATTCATCAGACATCTTGTGTTGctactcctcaacaaaatggccGTGTTGAACGCAAACATCGTCATATCCTGAATGTGGTGAGGTCTTTGTTGCTTGAAGCCAAGCTTCCTGCACGGTTTTGGGGAGAAAGTATCCTCGCAGCCACTCATCTCATCAACTGCACtccctctgttcttcttctcgGTAAATCACCTTTTGAAGTTCTCTTTCAGAAACCTCCTGCTTATGATGACTTGCGGACCTTCGGCTGTCTCTATTATGCTCACAAAGTTCGTCGCTCCAATGATAAATTTAAAGAGAGAGGTGTTAGGTGTATGTTTCTTGGCTATCCCTTCGGCAAGAAAGGATGGATTGTCTTTGACTTTGAAAATGATAAAACGTTTGTTTCCCGTGATGCCATTTTTCATGAGAATGTCTTTCCCTTCCACTCCTTTGACTCTTCTATGGCGGACTCTTTAACGGTTGTCTCTCCCTCTTCTGTTCATCCTAGTTTCTTCGATGACATTGATTCACCCTCTTTGACAGGGGGAGCATCACTGCTCCTCCCACTCCGGCATCTTCTAGTAACCCTCCAGATACGTCTCCACCAACACCAAAGACTGATCCGTCTTCGCCCACATGACCAGATCCTCAAGTAA
- the LOC109126808 gene encoding uncharacterized protein LOC109126808 codes for MLLPNKHALGCKWVFKLKYRSAGTLERYKTRLVIFATKNWDLFQTDVHNAFLHGDLEEEVYMKPPPGFSALDKAKNRKDYSLFSYTRGPTRLHVLVYVDELSISSNDPTLTTKFKAYMSQCFHMKDLGILKYFLGIKVSRAQEGIYLSQRKYALDIISECGLTGSKPFDTPIEQNHTLGKDDGPLLDNPAQYRRLVGRLVYLIFTRPELSYVEHPTRVVQYLKGTPGHGVFLSSDSDLSLVTYCDSDYNTCPFSRRSLTGYVVSLGGSPVSWKTKKQQVVSRSSAEAVYMAMSMALCEVKWLKELLLTFGVTHSAHVAFFCDNEAALHIAANPVFHECTKHIESDCHFVRDAVQDGTISTHHVFSEEQVADFLIKALGRQQFDYLLRKMGVRDLHSPS; via the exons ATGTTACTTCCGAACAAACATGCTCTAGGTTGCAAATGGGTCTTCAAACTCAAGTATCGTTCTGCCGGAACTTTGGAGCGATACAAAACTCGTCTCGTTATCTTTG CAACAAAGAATTGGGATTTGTTTCAGACGGATGTGCATAAtgcttttcttcatggtgatCTTGAAGAGGAAGTATACATGAAACCACCACCTGGTTTCTCTGCTCTGGATAAAGCAAAG AATAGGAAGGATTACTCTTTGTTCTCTTATACCCGTGGTCCAACTCGTCTTCATGTCTTGGTGTATGTTGATGAGTTAAGCATCAGCAGCAATGATCCCACTCTTACCACTAAATTCAAGGCTTATATGAGTCAATGTTTTCACATGAAGGATCTCGGGATTCTTAAGTATTTTCTTGGGATTAAGGTGTCCCGTGCTCAGGAAGGTATTTATCTCTCTCAAAGGAAGTATGCCTTGGATATCATTTCAGAATGTGGTTTGACTGGTTCCAAGCCGTTTGATACACCGATCGAACAAAATCACACTCTTGGCAAAGATGATGGTCCATTGCTTGACAATCCCGCACAATATCGCCGTCTAGTGGGTCGTCTGGTTTACTTAATATTCACGCGACCTGAGTTAAGTTATGTG GAACACCCTACTCGGGTGGTTCAATACTTGAAAGGAACACCCGGACATGGCGTGTTCTTAAGTTCTGACTCGGATCTTTCTCTCGTCACCTATTGTGATTCTGATTACAATACTTGTCCATTCTCCCGCCGCTCTTTAACTGGTTATGTGGTTTCTCTTGGTGGTTCTCCAGTGTCTTGGAAAACGAAGAAACAACAGGTTGTCTCTCGTTCTTCGGCTGAAGCCGTATACATGGCTATGTCAATGGCTCTCTGTGAAGTTAAGTGGCTTAAGGAACTTCTTCTCACTTTCGGTGTCACACATTCTGCTCATGTTGCTTTCTTTTGTGATAATGAAGCAGCTCTTCACATTGCTGCTAACCCAGTCTTCCACGAATGCACCAAACATATCGAAAGTGATTGTCATTTTGTTCGTGATGCGGTTCAAGATGGTACCATTTCTACTCATCACGTTTTTTCCGAGGAGCAGGTTGCGGATTTTCTTATTAAAGCACTTGGTCGACAACAATTTGACTATCTACTCCGCAAGATGGGAGTTCGTGATCTCCACTCACCATCTTAA